From Synechococcus sp. A10-1-5-1, a single genomic window includes:
- a CDS encoding ABC transporter ATP-binding protein, with product MLELDALCYHAATAPDPVLRGASLQLEPGRLALVAGRSGSGKSTLLELICGLADPSKGEIRWHGKAVNARQRRWLCGLVFQFPERHFLGLTVGQELRLGQRRLPSEKAEAVLNQVGLSGLSFQQAPEELSGGQQRRLAMAVQLLRDPKVLLMDEPTAGLDWSVRAEIIDLIDQLSRDRIVLIVTHEPELFEPLTEPGQRWTLIDGQLQPALIPC from the coding sequence TGTTGCGGGGCGCCAGCCTGCAGCTGGAGCCTGGACGTCTGGCACTGGTGGCCGGACGCAGTGGCTCCGGGAAGTCCACGCTGCTGGAGCTGATCTGCGGACTGGCGGATCCCAGCAAAGGGGAAATCCGATGGCATGGCAAAGCGGTCAATGCCCGCCAACGCCGTTGGCTCTGTGGCTTGGTCTTTCAATTCCCTGAGCGCCATTTCCTTGGACTGACCGTCGGCCAGGAACTGCGTCTCGGCCAGCGGCGCTTGCCCAGCGAAAAGGCCGAGGCGGTCTTGAACCAGGTCGGCCTCAGTGGTCTGTCCTTCCAACAGGCCCCCGAGGAGCTCAGTGGCGGTCAACAGCGCCGTCTGGCGATGGCAGTCCAACTGCTGCGTGACCCCAAGGTGCTCTTGATGGATGAACCCACCGCTGGCCTGGACTGGTCCGTGCGCGCGGAGATCATCGACCTCATCGATCAGCTCAGCCGTGATCGCATCGTGCTGATCGTCACGCACGAACCGGAGCTGTTCGAGCCGCTGACCGAGCCAGGACAGCGCTGGACCCTGATCGATGGGCAACTCCAGCCTGCGCTCATCCCCTGCTGA